From the genome of Methanobacterium sp.:
TGTCCACATCTTCCTTTTTTAGTTCCTCGAAAAATTCGACATACTCCATGCTCATACACCACTCAGGATTTTATTGAGATTAATTGGTTTAATTCTATTTATTTAACTAATTCTGCTCCTTCATCAATGACTATCCTACAAGAGACTGGGAATTTCATAGCAGCTCTTCTGAGGGCTTCTTTAGCGTCAATGAAATTCTTCTTGTTGGTTTTTATAGTTAAAACCCTCTGATTTGCTTTCACCAGGGCCACGGAGCTTACTGGTTTTCCGAAAGCTTTCCTCATACCGTCCTGAACACGGTCTGCACCAGCACCAGTGGCCATGGGGTTTTCCCTGACTATGTGGTGTGGGTAAACCCTTATCTTCAAATGGTAACCCATCCTACCTGATTTTCGTTGCATGTACCGGTTGGTGGCTATCCTGGCAGCTTCCAGGGCATTATGCGATAGCTGGGCCTTTTCTTTGAGAGCCAAGCTCACTGTTAAAGGAAATTCTCCAGAGAGGTTTCCCATGTCATATTGAACAATTCTGGAACCCGGAATTTTACGTATGTAATCTTTTCTAGTGTATGCTCTTACCATCTAATATTCCTCCTTATATAAATGTTATTTAAAGCCTTGAACACAATATTAAAGCTATAAATGTTATTTCTCGGCCTGGAATGGTAAATATGATATCAATCAACCAGGGTAGAAATCAATAGTACAATTAGTTTGGAGAATTATAATATATAAAATGATCAATGAGTAACTCATCCTTTTATATAAAGCCTCAAGTTGTCTAATTGAAATTAAAATATAAATAATTCATTGTAAATAATTCATATATATAATATATAATTTTTTTCTTTACCTATTTTTTGGTTAACATATCTTTATTGATCTAATAGGTGAATAAGTAATTTTGATTAGCTGATTGCAATTAGAATTAGTGATTAAATAATTAATTTTTTTCTCATACATAGCCTAATTAAAAATAAACAGTACATAATGATAACTTAGGGAGCTAATTGTTAGGGAGCGTAATTGTTATAGTTTAATAATATTCGTCAATTTTTAAACATTGCCATTAGCTCAGTTTAGGATTATATGAGAATATAATCAAATTTAAAGGTTAAATATTGATTAAATGAGGGTTAAAATATAGTTGGAGTAATGCATTCCCCATAAAGGTCTTTTTATCCTGTAATATTCTTGAAGTGCTAAATTTAGTCAGTAATGAGTCTTAGATCGGAGAGTGGTTATCCGCGTACTATTCCTCAACGCTGCCAATCATAATGGAAGAGTGATTTAATCTGAATTTCGATTGATTATCTGTTTCAGCAATATAGATACCATTAAGACATTTTAATAAGATTTTATAGAGTCTATTATGGCATAAAACGTTTTAAT
Proteins encoded in this window:
- the rplJ gene encoding 50S ribosomal protein L16, coding for MVRAYTRKDYIRKIPGSRIVQYDMGNLSGEFPLTVSLALKEKAQLSHNALEAARIATNRYMQRKSGRMGYHLKIRVYPHHIVRENPMATGAGADRVQDGMRKAFGKPVSSVALVKANQRVLTIKTNKKNFIDAKEALRRAAMKFPVSCRIVIDEGAELVK